In one window of Lacticaseibacillus casei DSM 20011 = JCM 1134 = ATCC 393 DNA:
- a CDS encoding helix-turn-helix domain-containing protein: MTDTFANFGLLLASMRKRRQLRMADIAGSTSLSTISRFERGSQTISIELASDLFRRVHASLPETAELVDGSTEIPEMWQTLAEAALTEDTRELDKTIDAFEGKPDTINAMIVTGLKTYRSMFKHEKLDRGHAIAPVIHYLLGNGRWFLLEFQLFAASIYLANPEDSRHCLIRAIHEIEHAHAHIFLEPFTSGLFYAAVAAIEKHDVPTANILLGNLRGLVATADTIFLKYRIRMIEAALRYSLRNEPHEYQHIVEMLTFLHTIGADNYCVADRHWLREMGIEVHLSFD, from the coding sequence GTGACAGATACATTTGCAAATTTTGGGTTGTTGCTGGCATCTATGCGCAAACGGCGACAGCTGCGGATGGCGGACATTGCCGGCAGCACCAGTTTGAGCACGATTTCGCGATTTGAACGAGGCAGTCAGACGATTTCGATTGAGCTTGCCAGCGACTTGTTCCGGCGCGTTCATGCTTCATTGCCGGAAACTGCCGAACTCGTGGATGGCTCAACCGAAATTCCCGAGATGTGGCAAACATTAGCTGAGGCTGCGCTTACCGAAGACACGCGTGAATTAGACAAGACAATTGATGCGTTTGAAGGAAAGCCAGACACTATCAATGCAATGATTGTCACTGGTCTCAAAACTTATCGCAGCATGTTCAAACACGAAAAGTTGGATCGCGGTCACGCAATTGCGCCGGTAATTCACTATTTGCTTGGCAATGGCCGCTGGTTTTTGTTGGAGTTCCAACTGTTTGCGGCTTCAATTTACTTAGCCAATCCGGAAGATAGCAGGCATTGTCTGATCAGAGCCATTCATGAAATCGAACACGCCCATGCCCATATTTTTCTGGAACCATTCACCAGCGGCCTGTTCTACGCGGCAGTTGCAGCCATTGAAAAGCATGACGTACCAACGGCAAACATCTTGTTAGGTAACTTGCGCGGACTGGTTGCCACCGCCGACACGATTTTCCTCAAATATCGCATCAGGATGATAGAGGCAGCATTGCGGTATTCACTCCGCAACGAACCGCACGAGTATCAGCATATTGTGGAGATGCTCACCTTTCTACATACCATCGGCGCCGACAACTATTGTGTGGCCGATCGCCATTGGTTGCGAGAGATGGGGATTGAGGTTCATTTGAGTTTTGATTAG
- a CDS encoding LPXTG cell wall anchor domain-containing protein produces the protein MWRLFQNHFLFYWHIIRIRLLFWLIFMNLAIIILTFQIAGNPHTSVINLFFDGTSYAMVETHHVVLPILWFVYFFAPLLISLNSFKQLWQARTMHLRGLQIPPRQFANVNLLLLGFITTIYCASTMTSTFLASIATSRAGLSTTPGTFSELLCLTWLGVFTLLLIQTIGNRFNPPLALIVPATILIATAYTENRFNPFSFLMLSRLPTTGTWNAILIWLGIAIAMTLGYVIIDRNIKVSLRRTS, from the coding sequence GTGTGGCGACTGTTCCAAAATCACTTTCTCTTTTACTGGCACATCATTCGGATTCGTTTGCTTTTCTGGCTAATCTTTATGAACCTCGCCATCATCATTCTCACTTTCCAAATCGCTGGCAATCCCCACACATCCGTCATCAACCTGTTTTTTGATGGTACCAGTTACGCCATGGTTGAAACCCATCATGTTGTCTTGCCGATCTTGTGGTTTGTTTATTTCTTTGCCCCGCTTTTAATTTCGCTCAACAGCTTCAAACAGCTGTGGCAGGCACGCACGATGCACCTGCGTGGATTACAAATACCTCCGCGGCAGTTTGCCAATGTCAATTTGCTATTGCTGGGTTTCATCACAACGATCTATTGTGCGTCGACAATGACCTCAACGTTCCTAGCCTCAATCGCCACATCGCGAGCGGGGCTTTCCACCACTCCAGGGACCTTCAGCGAACTTCTTTGCCTTACTTGGCTAGGCGTTTTCACGCTCCTGTTGATTCAAACCATTGGCAATCGATTCAATCCGCCACTTGCCTTGATCGTTCCTGCCACCATCTTAATCGCGACAGCCTATACAGAAAATCGGTTTAACCCATTCAGTTTCTTGATGCTCAGCCGACTCCCAACCACAGGAACTTGGAACGCTATCCTAATTTGGCTCGGCATCGCCATCGCAATGACGCTGGGTTACGTCATCATTGACCGCAACATCAAAGTTAGCTTGAGGAGGACTTCATGA
- a CDS encoding ATP-binding cassette domain-containing protein, producing the protein MTFIELHQVAKVIKRRQLLHQVNAKIDRGNIATLEGINGSGKTLILKALLGLIAVTGNVTVAGKIVRTQDAYPIKAGILIENPSLIEDFTAAKNLELLARLDPNIQSSQIQELLTYFDLTRFPKQKVRKFSLGMKQKLGIAEAFLGGYPLIVLDEPTNALDHDAIGKLVQLIQDYHAKGATFIIASHDHDFVEEVATQKLLVKEGTISDAH; encoded by the coding sequence ATGACATTTATCGAATTACATCAGGTAGCTAAAGTCATCAAGCGTCGGCAACTCTTGCACCAAGTCAATGCCAAAATTGACCGCGGCAACATCGCAACACTTGAAGGCATCAACGGCTCTGGAAAAACGTTGATTTTAAAAGCGTTGCTGGGGCTCATCGCCGTCACTGGCAATGTAACAGTCGCCGGTAAAATCGTGCGGACGCAAGATGCTTACCCGATCAAAGCCGGTATTTTAATCGAAAACCCAAGCTTGATCGAGGACTTTACAGCAGCTAAAAATCTGGAACTGCTGGCTAGACTGGACCCTAATATCCAGTCATCGCAAATTCAGGAACTGTTGACTTATTTTGACCTCACAAGATTTCCCAAGCAAAAAGTTCGCAAGTTTTCTCTAGGCATGAAGCAGAAGCTGGGCATTGCAGAGGCGTTTTTAGGCGGCTATCCACTGATCGTCTTGGACGAGCCCACCAATGCGTTAGATCATGACGCTATCGGCAAGTTGGTCCAACTCATTCAAGATTATCATGCCAAAGGCGCCACTTTCATCATCGCCTCGCACGACCACGATTTTGTGGAGGAGGTGGCGACGCAAAAGCTATTGGTGAAGGAAGGGACGATCAGTGATGCGCACTAA
- the dgoD gene encoding galactonate dehydratase: MKLSDIKVYKVKPRWIFVKLSTDEGITGWGEMISGTKTETVVAGAYEMGKKLIGRDPFEIERLWQEMHRSFFRGGPINGTIISGLEMALWDIKGKALNLPVYELLGGAARDRIRVYSWIGGDRPSDVAEQAQARVDKGFTAIKMNATSELHYIDSYNKVQAVVDRVASIRDQVGDKLEIGIDFHGRVHRPMAKVLAHALEPYHPMFLEEVVLPENWDSFDDIAREVSIPLATGERLYTRWDFKNLFRQGAIDIVQPDVALCGGILETRKIAAMAEAFDMGVAPHAPYGPVSLAATLQVDACTPNVFIQEQSLGIHYNQGFDLLDFVKNKEIFQYKDSYVQLPKGPGLGIDMDEDKIKEVAQEGLVWNNPSWKNYDGTIAEW, from the coding sequence TTGAAACTTTCAGATATTAAAGTTTACAAAGTTAAGCCACGATGGATTTTTGTTAAATTGTCAACCGATGAAGGCATTACGGGCTGGGGTGAAATGATCTCCGGGACCAAAACGGAAACCGTTGTCGCTGGCGCCTATGAAATGGGGAAAAAGTTAATCGGCCGCGATCCGTTCGAGATTGAACGGCTGTGGCAGGAGATGCACCGCTCCTTCTTCCGCGGCGGTCCGATTAACGGCACCATTATTTCCGGTCTGGAGATGGCGCTTTGGGATATCAAAGGCAAAGCGCTTAATCTACCGGTGTACGAACTACTTGGCGGGGCAGCGCGTGATCGCATTCGGGTGTACTCCTGGATCGGCGGCGATCGCCCGTCCGATGTTGCCGAACAGGCGCAAGCGCGGGTCGACAAAGGCTTCACCGCGATTAAAATGAATGCCACCTCAGAACTGCACTATATTGATTCCTACAACAAGGTGCAGGCCGTTGTTGATCGCGTTGCTTCCATCCGTGATCAGGTCGGCGACAAGCTGGAAATCGGCATTGACTTCCACGGACGGGTTCACCGGCCAATGGCAAAAGTACTGGCGCATGCGCTGGAACCATATCATCCGATGTTTCTGGAAGAAGTCGTGTTACCGGAAAACTGGGATTCATTTGATGACATTGCTCGCGAGGTTTCCATTCCGCTGGCAACCGGCGAACGGCTTTACACGCGCTGGGACTTCAAGAATTTATTCCGTCAAGGGGCCATTGATATCGTGCAGCCGGATGTAGCGCTGTGTGGCGGTATTTTGGAAACCCGCAAAATTGCGGCTATGGCTGAAGCCTTTGACATGGGCGTTGCCCCGCATGCACCGTATGGACCGGTATCACTCGCAGCAACCCTGCAAGTTGACGCCTGCACGCCAAATGTGTTTATTCAGGAACAAAGCCTGGGCATTCACTACAATCAAGGCTTTGACCTGCTCGACTTTGTGAAAAATAAAGAAATTTTCCAATACAAAGACAGTTATGTTCAACTACCAAAAGGCCCGGGTCTCGGTATTGATATGGACGAAGACAAGATTAAAGAAGTTGCCCAGGAAGGCTTGGTATGGAACAACCCATCTTGGAAGAACTATGACGGCACAATTGCCGAATGGTAA
- a CDS encoding PTS galactitol transporter subunit IIC, translated as MNIVMDVFNWLIAAGPTVLLPVIITIIGMIFGLRIDKAFKSGLTLGIGFAGIKLILDFMTTNVGPAAKAMVERTGAHLIALDVGWGSIAAVTWASPIIAILIFAILAVNIVLLIIKRTHTLDVDIWNYHHMAIVGVMVYFVTKNIALGVGSSIVMALVTFKLADWSQPMTEKFFGMPGVSLPTVSALSSLVIAWPLNWLLDRIPFMRRNKFSIRDAQKYLGFFGDSMIMGLLIGMAIGFFAGYNLMKIMQLGVSMAAVLVLIPKMTSLFMEGLMPISDSAQKWSEKRFKGRKLFIGLDAAVVVGNADVITTALIIIPLTILMALVLPGNQVLPFADLAVVPFRVALVVALTNGNLLKNIIIGLVVTASLLWCGTSTAPVLTEIAKSVGIKLGANSLYISSFAATSMIQSFAVYFAFTWHPLISIPVLLIIFAGVWYFFDGIKHVNAAMDAQNQKSAQA; from the coding sequence ATGAATATCGTAATGGACGTCTTTAACTGGTTGATTGCCGCCGGTCCAACGGTGTTACTGCCAGTTATCATCACGATTATCGGCATGATTTTTGGCCTGCGCATCGACAAAGCGTTTAAATCCGGGCTGACGTTGGGAATTGGTTTTGCCGGGATCAAATTGATTCTGGACTTCATGACTACCAATGTCGGACCGGCTGCCAAAGCCATGGTTGAGCGAACCGGTGCCCATCTGATCGCACTTGATGTCGGCTGGGGCTCCATTGCCGCTGTGACTTGGGCATCACCGATTATCGCGATTCTGATTTTTGCTATTTTGGCCGTCAACATTGTGCTTTTGATTATCAAGCGCACGCATACGCTTGACGTGGATATTTGGAACTATCACCACATGGCCATTGTCGGCGTCATGGTTTACTTCGTCACGAAGAACATCGCACTTGGCGTAGGTTCATCGATTGTTATGGCGCTGGTCACCTTCAAGCTGGCCGACTGGTCACAGCCGATGACCGAAAAATTTTTCGGCATGCCTGGGGTATCCTTGCCAACTGTCTCGGCGCTGTCGTCATTGGTGATTGCTTGGCCGTTGAATTGGTTGCTGGATCGCATTCCGTTTATGCGGCGCAACAAGTTCTCCATTCGCGATGCCCAGAAGTATTTAGGCTTCTTCGGTGATTCGATGATCATGGGGCTGTTAATCGGGATGGCTATTGGCTTTTTCGCCGGTTATAACCTTATGAAGATTATGCAATTAGGTGTGTCAATGGCGGCGGTTTTGGTCCTGATTCCTAAAATGACGTCACTGTTCATGGAAGGCTTAATGCCAATTTCCGACTCCGCACAAAAATGGTCAGAAAAACGGTTCAAAGGCCGCAAGCTGTTTATCGGCTTGGACGCCGCCGTGGTTGTCGGGAATGCCGATGTTATCACGACCGCTTTGATCATCATTCCATTGACGATTTTGATGGCATTGGTCTTACCGGGCAACCAAGTCTTGCCATTTGCTGATTTGGCGGTTGTGCCATTCCGGGTGGCCTTGGTTGTGGCACTGACAAACGGCAATTTGCTGAAGAACATCATCATCGGCTTGGTCGTCACCGCTTCGCTTCTGTGGTGCGGGACTTCGACAGCGCCGGTTTTGACGGAAATTGCCAAATCAGTCGGCATTAAACTTGGTGCCAACTCGCTGTATATTTCATCATTTGCGGCTACTTCGATGATTCAAAGCTTTGCGGTTTACTTCGCTTTCACTTGGCATCCGTTGATTTCGATTCCGGTATTATTAATTATTTTCGCCGGTGTCTGGTACTTCTTTGACGGGATCAAACATGTCAATGCGGCGATGGATGCCCAGAACCAGAAAAGTGCCCAAGCTTAA
- a CDS encoding PTS sugar transporter subunit IIB — protein MAAHILVACGNGIATSTVVASKIKSFLAEKGVDVETTQTKLMEVPGKVENYDLLVTTGQFEGQTHGVPYIHGLPLLTGVGAQETLNKIYETVKDK, from the coding sequence ATGGCTGCTCATATTTTAGTTGCATGTGGTAATGGTATCGCGACGTCAACTGTGGTTGCGTCGAAGATTAAGAGTTTTTTGGCAGAAAAAGGGGTCGATGTTGAGACGACCCAGACGAAGTTAATGGAAGTTCCCGGCAAAGTCGAAAACTACGATTTGCTGGTAACGACTGGCCAGTTTGAAGGGCAAACACACGGGGTTCCATATATTCATGGTCTGCCATTGTTAACCGGCGTTGGGGCGCAAGAGACTCTCAACAAAATTTACGAGACGGTTAAAGACAAGTAA
- a CDS encoding PTS sugar transporter subunit IIA, translating into MAVDLVIDKKLLLPHLEAKDNLDALSQIADNLFAQGYVKEGYKQAILDREATYPTGLPSPRPTVAIPHANYQLVKKTTISVATLAHPVKFHDMGDVNNVLDVDVIIMMAIGEPHGQVEMLQKIVDVIQDDQLRHAIADAADVDGLYQLLAKTFE; encoded by the coding sequence GTGGCGGTTGATTTAGTCATTGATAAAAAATTATTACTGCCTCACTTGGAGGCAAAGGACAATCTGGACGCGTTGAGCCAGATTGCCGACAACTTGTTTGCGCAAGGCTACGTCAAGGAAGGGTATAAACAGGCGATTCTTGATCGGGAAGCCACGTATCCGACCGGCCTGCCATCACCGCGACCGACCGTAGCGATTCCCCATGCAAATTATCAGCTGGTGAAAAAGACCACCATTTCGGTCGCCACCTTGGCGCATCCGGTTAAGTTTCACGATATGGGGGATGTCAACAACGTCTTGGACGTGGATGTCATCATTATGATGGCCATTGGTGAACCGCATGGCCAAGTCGAGATGCTGCAGAAAATCGTCGATGTCATTCAAGACGATCAGTTACGCCACGCCATTGCGGATGCAGCGGATGTGGATGGGTTGTATCAATTGTTGGCGAAAACGTTTGAATAA
- a CDS encoding bifunctional 4-hydroxy-2-oxoglutarate aldolase/2-dehydro-3-deoxy-phosphogluconate aldolase — translation MELSEYPTFTVIMRGYTPEQADAIMQAMAGFENQFGVEVTMNTPHALDIIENGNAQYGDRIHIGTGTVTTLDEAKAAIAKGAKFMLSPIEFTDDIFAYAKAHDVITVPAAMTPTEVHDMFEKGADIVKIFPATTVGSDFFKEIQAPLGKLPLMAVGGVSLANAKDLLTHGTSYLGIGSKMFNAEDLANRNVDGLAASMQAFVDIKYAL, via the coding sequence ATGGAATTATCTGAATATCCAACTTTTACCGTGATTATGCGCGGTTACACGCCGGAGCAGGCCGATGCGATCATGCAGGCCATGGCCGGTTTTGAAAATCAGTTCGGTGTTGAAGTCACGATGAATACGCCACATGCGCTCGACATTATTGAGAATGGCAATGCCCAATATGGCGATCGTATCCACATCGGGACCGGAACCGTCACGACGCTGGACGAAGCAAAGGCAGCGATTGCCAAAGGTGCCAAGTTCATGCTGAGTCCGATCGAATTCACGGACGACATTTTCGCTTATGCTAAGGCGCATGACGTCATCACGGTGCCGGCAGCGATGACGCCGACTGAAGTGCACGACATGTTTGAAAAAGGCGCCGACATTGTCAAAATTTTCCCGGCAACCACGGTCGGGTCAGACTTCTTTAAAGAGATTCAGGCCCCACTCGGCAAGTTGCCATTAATGGCAGTTGGCGGCGTGTCGCTGGCAAATGCCAAAGACCTGTTGACGCATGGGACCAGTTACTTGGGCATCGGTTCCAAAATGTTCAACGCTGAAGATTTGGCTAACCGGAATGTGGACGGGTTGGCGGCTTCTATGCAGGCCTTTGTCGATATCAAATACGCACTATAG
- a CDS encoding BglG family transcription antiterminator — protein MKKRNLQILSEIIRHPNLKSGDLEKQFKITRRQLAYALAQINQELVDHQLPKITRTPRGEFVTPSEVADFFNVQATEAPQPYVYREEDERILLICLYLLVSDELLSLVHIYDFSGVSRTTTSADLKAVARFLDERQLTLKYTRQAGYFIAGSEQVMRNLLNYLVTQLLTYDDGRSSIEQLGKVPTEQVIHFIHKIENVRNVTYSDESFSFLMLAVLMNVTRNLSHRAKDTPYFEHQISDTQEFSQLKPLIPQSWLTSDSDAEWLVILLLSANTIRGDVGVADQALVAAIRTMVAKFEQQTFIKVADQDDFVKRLLAHLRPAIFRVRYGLHLRDIGIGQVMAADPRHRFMVDTIDAIIEPLEKLTDKTIPEDERNLIAFYFDGELEKSADLHVSKERAAVVCTNGLIVSKLMIQNLRRLFPEISFLSATSAREFEHFSGDYDLVFTTVPLKTSARQYIIHPLLSEDEQVQLRYRVLNDIGVKNIQTGISALTAIVRKHAKITDSAGLDHALRRFLADQGVEELPEVHQPRLSALTAPNLIQIGQSRDWQNALQQAIEPLERLDYVTDPFRQTLIDETAAADNYSFIGTEVAIPHTVPENGVLNNGFAFYILKQPVIYPNGFHIRMIVPIAVKDTDQHLQAIQELAEIIADTTTLKQLFAAKSGQQAYEILQHYESKSGANLK, from the coding sequence GTGAAGAAACGCAATCTGCAAATCCTTTCAGAAATTATTCGGCATCCTAATTTGAAAAGTGGTGATTTGGAAAAACAATTTAAAATTACGCGGCGCCAACTTGCTTACGCTTTGGCCCAAATCAATCAGGAACTGGTGGATCATCAGCTGCCCAAAATTACCCGGACCCCGCGAGGTGAGTTTGTCACCCCGAGCGAAGTAGCTGACTTTTTCAATGTCCAGGCAACCGAAGCGCCGCAACCTTATGTATATCGCGAAGAAGACGAGCGCATCTTGCTCATTTGCCTGTATTTACTGGTCAGCGACGAGTTGTTATCACTGGTGCACATCTATGATTTCAGCGGCGTGAGTCGGACAACCACGTCAGCTGATTTAAAAGCAGTTGCCCGATTCCTCGACGAGCGCCAATTGACGCTGAAGTACACGCGGCAGGCAGGCTATTTTATCGCCGGTTCCGAACAGGTGATGCGTAACCTGTTGAATTATCTGGTCACCCAGCTGTTGACGTATGACGATGGTCGCAGCTCAATCGAGCAGTTAGGCAAGGTGCCCACAGAGCAAGTCATTCATTTTATTCACAAAATCGAAAATGTCCGGAATGTCACGTACTCCGATGAATCGTTTAGCTTTTTAATGCTGGCGGTGCTGATGAACGTGACGCGCAATCTATCGCATCGCGCCAAAGATACACCCTACTTTGAGCATCAGATCAGCGATACGCAGGAGTTTTCACAGCTAAAACCGCTGATTCCGCAGTCGTGGCTAACGAGTGATTCGGATGCGGAGTGGTTGGTGATTCTGCTGTTATCGGCCAACACGATTCGCGGGGATGTTGGGGTCGCCGATCAAGCGTTGGTTGCGGCGATTCGTACCATGGTTGCCAAATTTGAACAACAGACGTTCATCAAAGTGGCGGATCAGGATGACTTTGTGAAACGGCTCCTCGCCCACTTGCGACCGGCGATCTTCCGTGTTCGCTATGGCTTGCATCTGCGCGACATCGGCATCGGGCAGGTGATGGCCGCCGATCCCCGTCATCGGTTTATGGTCGACACCATTGACGCGATTATCGAACCGCTCGAGAAGCTGACGGATAAAACCATTCCCGAAGATGAGCGCAACCTCATTGCCTTTTATTTCGACGGTGAATTGGAAAAGTCAGCCGACTTACACGTCAGTAAGGAACGCGCAGCAGTGGTTTGTACCAACGGCCTGATCGTTTCCAAACTGATGATTCAGAATCTGCGCCGGTTATTTCCGGAAATCAGCTTTTTATCCGCCACCTCGGCGCGTGAATTCGAACACTTTTCCGGTGACTACGATCTGGTTTTCACCACGGTACCGTTAAAAACGTCAGCGCGGCAATATATCATTCACCCGTTGTTAAGCGAAGATGAGCAAGTTCAATTGCGGTACCGCGTGTTGAATGATATTGGCGTGAAAAATATCCAAACAGGCATTTCGGCATTGACGGCGATTGTGCGCAAACACGCCAAAATTACGGATTCCGCGGGGCTGGATCATGCCTTGCGCCGGTTTTTAGCCGATCAAGGGGTTGAGGAACTCCCGGAAGTTCACCAGCCGCGCTTGTCAGCGTTGACGGCGCCGAATCTGATTCAGATCGGTCAAAGCCGCGATTGGCAAAACGCCTTACAGCAGGCAATTGAACCGTTGGAACGGTTGGATTATGTGACCGATCCGTTTCGCCAAACGTTGATCGACGAGACAGCAGCTGCGGATAATTACAGCTTCATTGGAACGGAGGTTGCCATTCCCCACACAGTTCCGGAAAACGGGGTGCTCAACAATGGCTTTGCCTTTTATATTCTGAAACAGCCGGTGATTTATCCAAACGGGTTTCACATTCGCATGATCGTGCCGATTGCCGTTAAAGACACTGATCAGCATCTGCAAGCGATTCAGGAACTAGCGGAGATCATTGCCGACACCACCACTTTGAAGCAGTTGTTCGCTGCCAAAAGTGGCCAACAGGCTTACGAAATCTTGCAACATTACGAAAGCAAATCAGGTGCAAACCTGAAATAA
- a CDS encoding PTS lactose/cellobiose transporter subunit IIA — translation MDEQQQLVVMQLIMAGGNAKNAAFEAIRAAKVGDFKQAKAKLKEADHFLADAHQAQTSMLTAEANGQHQAVSLLMVHGQDHVMTAITFRDLAEEIVALYERLGEKADS, via the coding sequence ATGGACGAACAACAACAACTGGTCGTGATGCAGCTCATTATGGCTGGCGGCAATGCGAAGAATGCCGCATTTGAAGCCATTCGAGCAGCAAAAGTTGGCGACTTTAAACAGGCAAAAGCCAAACTCAAAGAAGCCGATCACTTCTTAGCCGATGCACATCAAGCTCAGACCAGCATGTTGACCGCGGAAGCAAACGGGCAGCATCAAGCTGTGTCACTTTTGATGGTTCACGGCCAAGATCACGTCATGACTGCCATTACGTTTCGCGACTTGGCTGAGGAAATCGTGGCGTTGTACGAGCGGTTGGGTGAGAAGGCAGACAGCTGA
- a CDS encoding glycoside hydrolase family 1 protein produces the protein MAIQFAADFTWGAATSGPQAEGTFHKKHENIFDYHYHTRPQDFYHNVGPDVASNFYNDYEQDLKLLKQAGVQALRISIQWTRLIDDLEAATVDPAGADYYRRVFDAMHALGITPYVNLHHFDLPIALQQRYGGWQSKHVVDLYVKFARRCFELYGDQVTHWFTFNEPKVIVDGQYLYQFHYPNLVDGKAAVQVAYNLNLASAKAVAAFREVNQHPDATIGTIINLTPVYPASQSDGDRAAARFAELWANDLYLEPAIHGRFPEALVERLRQDHVLWASTPEELAIIAANHIDVLGVNYYHPYRVQTPDVAPDSLQPWLPDIYFDEYDMPGRKMNLDKGWEIYPDALYDIAMTIKKRYGNIDWFVAENGIGVADEERFLQDEVVQDDYRIQFMTDHLRFLHQAIEAGANCHGYFVWTGIDCWSWLNAYKNRYGLIRNNLRNQTKSLKKSGYWFHQVAATGYVPDADSQPARVEKSTQ, from the coding sequence ATGGCCATCCAATTTGCAGCTGATTTTACCTGGGGTGCGGCCACAAGCGGTCCCCAAGCAGAGGGCACCTTTCACAAAAAGCATGAAAATATCTTTGATTATCATTACCATACGCGGCCACAGGATTTTTATCACAATGTCGGTCCTGATGTGGCGTCAAACTTTTACAACGATTATGAACAGGATCTGAAACTGTTGAAGCAGGCGGGGGTTCAGGCGCTGCGGATTTCGATTCAATGGACACGCTTGATTGATGATCTTGAAGCGGCCACGGTGGATCCGGCAGGGGCGGATTATTATCGACGCGTGTTTGACGCGATGCATGCGCTGGGGATCACGCCGTATGTGAACCTGCATCATTTCGATCTGCCTATTGCCTTGCAGCAGCGTTATGGCGGCTGGCAGTCCAAACACGTTGTCGATCTGTATGTGAAATTTGCGCGGCGGTGTTTTGAACTTTACGGGGATCAAGTGACGCACTGGTTTACGTTTAATGAGCCCAAGGTGATTGTGGACGGGCAGTACTTATATCAATTTCACTATCCCAATCTGGTTGACGGTAAGGCGGCAGTTCAGGTTGCGTATAACCTCAATTTGGCTAGTGCCAAGGCGGTGGCGGCATTTCGTGAGGTCAACCAGCATCCGGATGCGACCATCGGCACCATCATCAATTTGACACCGGTTTATCCGGCCTCCCAGTCTGATGGTGATCGGGCAGCGGCGCGATTCGCGGAGCTGTGGGCGAATGATCTGTACTTGGAACCGGCCATTCATGGGCGTTTCCCGGAAGCGCTGGTCGAACGACTGAGACAGGATCACGTTTTGTGGGCGTCAACGCCTGAAGAATTAGCGATCATTGCAGCCAATCACATTGATGTATTAGGCGTGAATTATTACCATCCTTATCGCGTGCAGACGCCGGACGTGGCACCTGACAGTCTGCAACCGTGGTTGCCGGACATTTATTTTGACGAATACGATATGCCCGGACGCAAAATGAATCTCGACAAAGGCTGGGAAATTTATCCCGACGCGCTATATGACATTGCGATGACCATCAAAAAACGTTACGGCAATATCGACTGGTTTGTGGCGGAAAATGGCATCGGCGTTGCTGACGAGGAGCGCTTTTTGCAAGACGAGGTGGTGCAGGACGATTACCGGATTCAATTTATGACCGATCACCTGCGCTTCCTGCATCAGGCGATTGAAGCCGGCGCCAATTGCCATGGGTACTTTGTCTGGACTGGCATTGATTGCTGGTCGTGGCTGAATGCCTATAAAAATCGATACGGCCTGATCCGCAACAATTTGCGCAATCAAACGAAGTCGCTGAAGAAATCCGGTTACTGGTTCCACCAAGTTGCGGCGACCGGTTATGTGCCGGACGCCGATTCCCAACCAGCGCGCGTTGAAAAATCGACCCAATAG